From one Phocoena sinus isolate mPhoSin1 chromosome 6, mPhoSin1.pri, whole genome shotgun sequence genomic stretch:
- the FUBP3 gene encoding far upstream element-binding protein 3 isoform X4, translating into MVGFIIGRGGEQISRIQAESGCRIQIASESSGIPERPCVLTGTPESIEQAKRLLGQIVDRCRNGPGFHNDIDGNSTIQEILIPASKVGLVIGKGGETIKQLQERAGVKMVMIQDGPLPTGADKPLRITGDPFKVQQAREMVLEIIREKDQADFRGVRGDFSSRVGGGSIEVSVPRFAVGIVIGRNGEMIKKIQNDAGVRIQFKPDDGISPERAAQVMGPPERCQHAAHVINELILTAQERDGFGGLAVARGRGRGRGDWSVGNPGGIQEITYTVPADKCGLVIGKGGENIKSINQHSGAHVELQRNPPPSTDPSLRMFTIRGLPQQIELARHLIDEKVGGASLGAPGAFAQGPFSQPPAAPHQNTFPPRSSGCFPNMAAKVNGSPHSAPVSGPPAFLTQGWGSTYQAWQQPTQQVPSQQSQPQSSQPDYSKAWEDYYRKQSHAASAAPQASSPPDYTMAWAEYYRQQVAFYGQTLGQAQAHSQEQ; encoded by the exons ATGGTTGGATTTA TTATCGGCCGGGGAGGTGAGCAGATTTCACGGATTCAAGCAGAATCTGGTTGCAGAATTCAGATTGCCTCGG AGAGTTCTGGGATTCCAGAGAGGCCCTGTGTACTTACCGGAACCCCAGAAAGTATTga ACAAGCTAAACGGCTCCTGGGACAGATTGTGGACCGCTGTCGGAATGGACCTGGCTTTCATAATGACATAGACGGCAACAGCACGATCCAGGAGATTCTCATCCCTGCGTCTAAAGTGGGGCTGGTCATCGGCAAGGGAGGGGAGACAATAAAGCAGTTGCAG GAGCGGGCAGGCGTGAAGATGGTCATGATCCAGGACGGCCCGTTGCCCACGGGAGCGGACAAGCCTCTGCGTATCACCGGAGACCCATTTAAAGTACAG CAAGCAAGAGAAATGGTATTAGAGATCATCCGAGAAAAAGACCAAGCTGATTTTCGAGGTGTGCGCGGTGATTTCAGCTCCCGCGTGGGAGGAGGCAGTATAGAG GTGTCTGTGCCTAGGTTTGCTGTTGGGATTGTAATaggaagaaatggggaaatgATCAAAAAGATCCAGAATGATGCCGGTGTGAGAATTCAGTTCAAACCAG ATGATGGTATTAGTCCAGAGAGAGCTGCACAGGTCATGGGACCCCCAGAGCGATGCCAGCATGCCGCACATGTCATCAACGAGCTTATTCTTACAGCCCAG GAAAGAGATGGCTTCGGAGGCCTGGCGGTAGCCAGAGGAAGAGGCCGTGGCCGCGGTGACTGGAGCGTGGGAAACCCTGGTGGCATCCAGGAGATAACCTACACAGTGCCGGCAGATAAGTGCGGCCTCGTCATAGGCAAAG GGGGCGAGAACATCAAAAGCATAAACCAGCATTCAGGAGCACACGTGGAGCTTCAGCGGAACCCGCCTCCCAGCACGGACCCCAGCCTGCGGATGTTCACCATCAGGGGCCTTCCTCAGCAGATCGAGCTGGCCAGACATCTCATCGACGAGAAAGTGGGC GGTGCCAGTCTCGGAGCGCCCGGAGCCTTCGCGCAGGGCCCCTTCAGCCAGCCACCTGCCGCGCCGCATCAGAA CACCTTTCCTCCGAGGAGCTCAGGGTGCTTCCCAAACATGGCCGCTAAAGTGAACGGAAGCCCTCACAGCGCGCCTGTGAG TGGTCCTCCGGCCTTCCtgacccagggctggggcagcacCTACCAGGCGTGGCAGCAGCCCACACAGCAGGTTCCAA GCCAGCAGAGCCAGCCGCAGAGCAGCCAGCCCGACTACAGCAAGGCCTGGGAAGACTATTACAGAAAACAGA GTCACGCCGCCAGCGCCGCTCCTCAGGCCAGCTCCCCGCCGGACTACACGATGGCCTGGGCGGAATATTACAGACAGCAGGTCGCGTTCTACGGGCAAACATTAGGGCAAGCTCAGGCCCACAGCCAG GAACAGTAG